Proteins encoded in a region of the Paenibacillus sp. E222 genome:
- the rplI gene encoding 50S ribosomal protein L9, which produces MKVIFIKDMKGQGKKGQVKEVSEGYAQNFLLPRGIARPATDGNMKTLDNQKAAEDRRKQEEKAEAEALAKKLEAEVTELKAKAGEGGRLFGAITSKQIAEALAAKGLKVDKRKIELDEPIRTLGVTQVTVKVHPEVKATLKVQVTEE; this is translated from the coding sequence ATGAAAGTCATTTTTATAAAAGATATGAAGGGTCAAGGCAAAAAAGGACAAGTGAAGGAAGTGTCCGAGGGATATGCACAGAACTTCCTTCTGCCACGGGGAATCGCACGTCCAGCAACAGACGGAAACATGAAAACACTCGACAACCAGAAGGCAGCGGAAGACAGACGTAAGCAGGAAGAGAAAGCAGAAGCGGAAGCGCTGGCTAAAAAGCTGGAAGCTGAAGTGACTGAACTGAAGGCAAAAGCCGGCGAAGGCGGCCGTCTGTTCGGTGCAATCACAAGCAAACAAATCGCAGAAGCTCTGGCAGCGAAAGGTCTGAAAGTCGACAAACGCAAAATTGAACTGGACGAGCCTATTCGCACACTCGGCGTAACGCAAGTCACCGTCAAGGTTCACCCTGAAGTGAAGGCTACCTTGAAGGTACAGGTAACGGAGGAGTAA